A portion of the uncultured Draconibacterium sp. genome contains these proteins:
- a CDS encoding MerR family transcriptional regulator: MKTEGYSIKDLETLSGIKAHTIRIWEKRYELLSPERTDTNIRYYTDDDLKRMLNVSLLVRNGYKISKVAAWQDETIKQTVLDVASSKKTEQSYVEQLLLHMVNFDNIGFQHLANEIIGKFGIEDAIQNVFFGLFERIGTFWQVGSIFPAQEHHVSSIIRQKVIAAIDELGPQSKKGKNILFYLPENELHELSLLFYSYLAAKSGYNVIYLGQFVPFDDLQKMQSHVQLDYIFTAFISPVQKDYLETYLNNLKEVYQHQKVFITGGQIREHEPKLPRNFKAVKDYREFKKYIG; encoded by the coding sequence ATGAAAACAGAGGGATATTCAATCAAAGATTTGGAGACTTTGTCGGGGATTAAGGCTCACACCATACGAATTTGGGAAAAAAGGTATGAATTATTATCGCCAGAAAGAACCGATACAAATATCAGGTATTACACTGACGATGATTTGAAACGCATGTTAAATGTGTCGTTGTTGGTGAGAAATGGATATAAAATTTCGAAAGTAGCTGCCTGGCAGGATGAAACCATAAAACAAACTGTACTTGATGTTGCCAGTAGTAAAAAAACAGAACAAAGTTACGTTGAGCAACTTTTGCTGCACATGGTAAATTTCGATAACATTGGTTTTCAGCATTTGGCTAACGAGATTATCGGAAAGTTTGGTATTGAAGATGCCATTCAAAATGTATTCTTTGGTTTGTTTGAACGAATCGGAACTTTCTGGCAGGTTGGTTCTATTTTTCCTGCACAAGAACACCATGTATCAAGTATTATACGGCAAAAAGTTATTGCGGCTATTGATGAACTGGGACCACAAAGTAAAAAAGGGAAAAATATTTTATTCTACTTGCCCGAGAATGAATTACATGAGTTGAGTTTGCTCTTTTATTCATACCTGGCTGCAAAATCGGGGTACAATGTAATTTATTTAGGACAGTTTGTTCCATTTGACGACCTTCAGAAAATGCAATCGCATGTGCAGCTCGATTATATTTTTACTGCTTTTATCAGCCCTGTGCAAAAAGACTATTTAGAAACATATCTGAATAATCTGAAGGAAGTTTATCAGCATCAAAAGGTTTTTATAACCGGTGGACAGATTCGTGAACACGAACCGAAATTACCACGAAATTTTAAAGCCGTTAAAGATTATCGGGAATTCAAAAAATATATTGGGTAA